Below is a window of Myxococcus xanthus DNA.
CAATAGGTCTCGAAGGAGGGGTAGCCCCACTCCTCGAACTTGGCCTCGTCCCGGACCTGGACCAGGAGCTTCCCCAGCTCGGCCCAGGTGGACTTGAAGCGCTTGGCGGCCGTCAGCACGGTGTGACGGAAGGTTCCCGGCGGGACGCTCAGCGCCTTCTTCGCAATTTCGGTCTCAGCAACAGATGCGGCGGACATGCCCACGGTATCGGGCATGCCCGGGGTGCCGGCAAGAAAGTGACCCTACCCCCGCTTGCCGATGGTGAACGACAGGCCCACCGTCGCCTGCTCGCCTTCGTAGGCGCGGAACGGCCACTTCTGCATCTCCGACAGCAGGCACTCGTAGAGTGGACCCTTCTTGAACTGATGGTTGTCCACCCACAGCTTGCTGACCCGGCCATTGTTCCCGATGACGAACTCCATGGGGACCTTGGCGTAGATGCCTGGCGTGCGCTCCGCCTCTTCCTTGAAGCAGCGGAAGAGCGTGGACTTGTTGCTGGCCACCACCTGGTTGATGGCGGACTGGTCGAACTGCTGCGTCGTCTCCATGCCATCCGGGTCCGTGGTCACGCTGCCCCCGGGGCGGGGCTTCCGGTCCGCCGGCGCCCGGGTGGTGGAGGCCATGGCCACCTTGCCCGGACCGCTGCTGCCGGTGGCGGGCTTCACCCCCGGCTCGCCCGAGCCCGGACGGCGCGCGCCATGTCCGGGGTACTCGAAGAGCTCCTCGTCATCCACCCGGGCCTGGGCCAC
It encodes the following:
- a CDS encoding AgmX/PglI C-terminal domain-containing protein, coding for MAAGQDLAADVDGLWLFKHGDLVLGPVSGAQLVEKLTSGELTLDTLVAPAGERDFHRMSEVDAFRVHVARAEARARVDAAVVVERAKSAKRLKILGGAAAAGVVVLGIVGIQVARNAAVHGWFGGGEVQTDDFEMGEITIRVAQARVDDEELFEYPGHGARRPGSGEPGVKPATGSSGPGKVAMASTTRAPADRKPRPGGSVTTDPDGMETTQQFDQSAINQVVASNKSTLFRCFKEEAERTPGIYAKVPMEFVIGNNGRVSKLWVDNHQFKKGPLYECLLSEMQKWPFRAYEGEQATVGLSFTIGKRG